In the Topomyia yanbarensis strain Yona2022 chromosome 3, ASM3024719v1, whole genome shotgun sequence genome, one interval contains:
- the LOC131690530 gene encoding uncharacterized protein LOC131690530, with protein MLTKIILLAVAVIFKGCLANSDEVPGIPQSMAAMFQPAPMADFACANNNFGIGCVGCNKVLTCLGTKPSVTTECNTVSPYTPNCVDGQCSAKTNIAGGCKAKAIDCTGEGIYPDPRNCEIYHYCSAANSQSDIYTCPSGYVFNALTGGCKLKASAEDCVAVSCPASTGYGTFSASKSYYAFCLYSGSPAILTDIIMMKCATGATFDGNKCVFQCSTEGNFANSDDPTTYYQCYQDNGTWVVQLQKCPGSKKFDATKQICVSA; from the exons ATGTTGACCAAAATTATTCTGCTGGCAGTGGCAGTGATTTTCAAGGGTTGCCTGGCGAACTCCGATGAAGTGCCCGGAATTCCACAATCGATGGCAGCGATGTTCCAGCCTGCACCGATGGCGGATTTTGCGTGCGCAAATAACAATTTCGGCATTGGATGTGTTGGCTGCAACAAAGTGTTAACCTGCCTTGGAACTAAACCGTCGGTTACTACGGAATGCAACACAGTGTCCCCGTACACTCCAAACTGCGTTGATGGTCAATGTTCTGCTAAAACCAATATCGCTGGAGGATGTAAAGCTAAAGCTATAGATTGTACAGGGGAAGGAATATATCCTG ATCCAAGAAACTGTGAAATCTACCACTATTGCAGTGCAGCCAATTCGCAATCAGATATCTATACGTGTCCTTCGGGATATGTATTCAACGCCTTGACCGGAGGTTGCAAGTTAAAAGCTTCGGCAGAAGACTGTGTAGCAGTGAGTTGTCCAGCTAGCACTGGCTACGGCACTTTCAGTGCCAGTAAATCGTATTATGCTTTCTGTCTTTATTCGGGATCGCCAGCTATTCTCACAGACATTATAATGATGAAGTGCGCAACTGGTGCCACCTTCGATGGCAACAAATGTGTGTTTCAGTGTAGCACGGAAGGAAATTTCGCTAATAGCGACGACCCGACAACCTACTATCAGTGTTATCAGGATAACGGAACATGGGTAGTCCAACTTCAGAAGTGTCCTGGTAGTAAAAAATTCGATGCCACTAAACaaatttgcgtttcggcttAG